A single Primulina eburnea isolate SZY01 chromosome 11, ASM2296580v1, whole genome shotgun sequence DNA region contains:
- the LOC140805049 gene encoding non-specific lipid-transfer protein 1-like, translated as MASFSARKTSLNPMSVALLVIIAAALIAPTPTAEAVVSCNSVLTTLSPCLNFVLVGGAVPPTDCCYGVKSVANAATTKEDRQAVCSCLKSVASSATPSIINNAAELPGKCGVSIPYNISPSTDCSRVS; from the exons ATGGCAAGCTTTTCGGCAAGGAAGACGTCGTTGAATCCAATGTCCGTTGCACTACTAGTAATAATCGCCGCGGCGCTGATTGCTCCGACCCCTACGGCGGAGGCAGTGGTTTCATGCAACTCAGTGCTGACCACTCTGTCTCCATGCCTCAACTTTGTTCTGGTCGGAGGTGCTGTTCCACCAACGGACTGCTGCTACGGCGTAAAGTCTGTTGCAAACGCCGCCACCACCAAAGAGGACCGCCAGGCCGTGTGCTCGTGCTTGAAATCCGTTGCTAGCTCCGCCACCCCAAGCATCATTAACAACGCCGCCGAGCTCCCAGGAAAATGTGGCGTCTCTATTCCCTATAACATCAGCCCATCCACTGACTGCTCCAG GGTGAGCTAA
- the LOC140804844 gene encoding protein FATTY ACID EXPORT 3, chloroplastic-like: protein MTLCPPPSASLGFQSLLKITTRCKLSILPAAPGGFSPNLLPLGRRISRNRSLLVSAVSHEESKPSDIGIEEEDLKVGAEESHVAWQQMLKSFKEQSLKLQSVSKEAYKLYSEKAVILLQETSENLKIQAEKARLDLSVIASEITEESKEYLATAADNYPEPVKDIVDTFASSRDELNDVSKVRDFYVGIPYGAVLSFGGFLSFMLTGSIPAIRFGIILGGTLLAMSISSLKSWKKGESSPLVLKGQAAIATILFLRQLRLLSLRPFIFNFFTTFVSGGVFAFYLYRIIRDRGQPREPNSEARLQD, encoded by the exons ATGACACTGTGTCCACCGCCCTCTGCCTCCCTAGGGTTTCAATCTCTCCTCAAAATCACCACGCGCTGTAAACTCTCCATTTTGCCGGCTGCTCCTGGAGGCTTCTCCCCTAATCTCTTACCGTTGGGCCGCCGAATTTCGCGGAATCGCTCGCTGCTTGTATCTGCCGTTTCTCATGAGGAATCG AAGCCTTCAGATATTGGTATAGAGGAGGAGGATTTGAAAGTGGGAGCTGAAGAATCACATGTGGCATGGCAGCAGATgctcaaatcttttaaagaaCAATCCTTAAAATTGCAGAGTGTCTCAAAAGAAGCATATAAACTTTACAGTGAAAAGGCTGTGATCTTATTACAAGAAACTtctgaaaatttgaaaattcaagCTGAAAAAGCAAGACTGGATCTGAGTGTTATTGCTTCAGAAATAACTGAAGAAAGCAAAGAATACTTGGCCACGGCTGCAGATAATTACCCGGAGCCTGTGAAGGATATTGTTGACACCTTTGCTTCTTCCCGTGATGAGTTGAATGATGTCTCTAAAGTGCGAGACTTCTACGTTGGAATACCTTATG GTGCTGTTCTTTCTTTTGGAGGCTTTCTTTCTTTCATGCTCACTGGAAGTATACCTGCCATCAGGTTTGGCATTATTCTTGGTGGTACACTTTTGGCGATGAGTATATCaagtttgaaatcttggaaaaagGGGGAGTCATCACCTTTAGTCTTGAAAGGGCAAGCAG CAATTGCTACCATATTATTTCTGAGACAATTGCGCTTGTTGTCTTTG CGGCCATTTATATTCAACTTTTTCACAACCTTTGTCAG TGGTGGAGTATTCGCATTCTATCTCTACAGGATCATCAGAGATAGAGGTCAGCCAAGGGAACCTAATTCGGAAGCAAGGTTACAGGATTAG
- the LOC140804933 gene encoding non-specific lipid-transfer protein 1-like has protein sequence MAISSRFVLKATCLVLVALAVATPAAEGQLSCGQVTSALAPCFDYVLRGGLTVPSNCCIGVKSLYKEAATTADRQAVCYCLKAVTNSASSPVIANAASLPKKCGVILPYTISPTIDCTKVR, from the exons ATGGCAATCAGCTCTCGTTTTGTTCTTAAAGCTACGTGCCTGGTTCTAGTCGCGTTGGCGGTGGCCACACCTGCGGCAGAAGGGCAGCTCTCCTGCGGCCAGGTGACGAGCGCCTTAGCTCCTTGCTTCGACTACGTGTTGCGCGGCGGCCTAACCGTGCCTTCTAATTGCTGCATCGGTGTTAAGTCGCTGTACAAGGAGGCGGCCACTACCGCCGACCGGCAGGCTGTTTGCTACTGTCTGAAAGCCGTCACCAACTCCGCTTCTAGTCCTGTCATCGCCAACGCCGCCAGCCTCCCCAAGAAATGTGGCGTCATCCTTCCATATACGATCTCCCCCACCATTGATTGCACAAA AGTGCGTTGA